The Henckelia pumila isolate YLH828 chromosome 2, ASM3356847v2, whole genome shotgun sequence genome includes a window with the following:
- the LOC140878736 gene encoding protein FAR1-RELATED SEQUENCE 5-like gives MTFIENDCRNYIDKVRKLRLGEGDATAIQAYFSKMQSLSPGFFFSLDLDDEGRLKNIFWADNRCRQAYKEFGDVITFDITYLTNKYDMPFAPFVGVNHHGHSTLLGCGLLSSEDTETFVWLFKIWLECMEFKSPQGIIIDQDRAMQNAIEAVFPNSKHRWCLWHILKKLPEKFGYHCQKASILSSIYELVYESQSTNEFEQGWFSMLDMYELQNNDWLIGLFRERTRWVPCFLRTSFWAGMSTTQRSESMNSFFDGYVHSKTSLKQFVEQYERALRSKVEKEFQADFKSFSQMVPCITRFDIERHAIAVLIRNKFSVVPEQYILRRWRKDVSRLNMRVKINYNGWITTPGQLNYEKLCEAFTSVADMAADNDEETQKLLEWIESKASDLAISKLRSGCVRTLVSPQSMQVQSDHVDDTTQASIATCKVLDPKYTKTKGAPKKLRKKGPLEKCSKKSKVLVKSSKEKNFQPKNIEYNNVIIQPGVQNSVMNQISFSQQLMGVHHHPWNVDYGVYLVSNYGVDQELTKLCSSRWCSNEDEVIESNSVINNEAC, from the exons ATGACGTTTATTGAAAATGATTGtcgaaattatattgataagGTCAGGAAATTAAGACTTGGAGAGGGAGATGCAACTGCCATTCAAGCTTATTTTTCCAAAATGCAGTCACTTTCTCCTGGTTTTTTCTTTAGCTTGGATTTGGATGATGAGGGTCGATTAAAGAATATATTTTGGGCAGATAATAGGTGTCGACAAGCTTATAAGGAATTTGGAGATGTAATAACTTTTGATATAACATACTTAACTAATAAGTATGACATGCCATTTGCTCCTTTCGTCGGTGTTAATCATCATGGACACTCAACACTGCTTGGTTGTGGTTTACTTTCTAGTGAGGATACAGAGACATTTGTGTGGTTGTTTAAGATATGGCTAGAGTGCATGGAATTTAAGTCACCTCAAGGGATAATCATCGATCAAGATAGGGCAATGCAAAATGCCATAGAAGCAGTATTTCCCAACTCAAAACATAGGTGGTGTTTATGGCACATCCTTAAGAAATTACCTGAAAAATTTGGATATCATTGTCAAAAGGCTTCCATACTCTCATCTATATATGAATTGGTGTATGAATCACAAAGCACAAATGAGTTCGAACAGGGTTGGTTTTCTATGCTTGATATGTATGAATTGCAAAATAATGATTGGTTGATTGGACTTTTTAGAGAGAGAACTCGTTGGGTTCCATGTTTTCTCAGAACTTCATTTTGGGCCGGAATGTCAACAACCCAACGAAGCGAGAGTATGAATTCTTTTTTCGACGGGTATGTCCATTCGAAAACATCTTTGAAACAATTTGTGGAGCAATATGAGCGAGCTCTGAGGAGTAAAGTTGAGAAAGAGTTTCAAGCTGATTTTAAATCCTTCTCACAGATGGTCCCTTGCATTACTCGATTTGATATAGAGAG GCATGCTATTGCAGTTTTGATCCGTAACAAGTTTTCTGTCGTTCCTGAGCAATATATACTTCGACGTTGGAGGAAAGATGTGAGTAGATTGAATATGAGAGTGAAGATCAATTATAATGGATGGATAACTACTCCTGGTCAGTTAAATTATGAGAAGTTGTGCGAGGCATTTACAAGTGTTGCAGACATGGCTGCAGATAATGATGAAGAAACTCAAAAGCTTCTCGAGTGGATTGAAAGTAAAGCAAGTGATCTTGCTATATCAAAGTTGCGATCAGGTTGTGTTCGTACTTTGGTATCACCACAGAGCATGCAAGTACAATCTGATCATGTTGATGATACAACTCAAGCTTCTATAGCTACTTGCAAAGTTCTTGATCCAAAGTACACTAAAACAAAAGGAGCCCCTAAGAAGCTTCGAAAGAAAGGTCCGTTGGAGAAGTGTTCTAAGAAATCGAAG GTATTGGTGAAATCAAGCAAAGAAAAGAACTTTCAACCGAAAAACATTGAATACAATAATGTGATTATTCAACCAGGTGTTCAGAATTCTGTTATGAATCAAATTTCTTTCTCACAGCAATTAATG GGTGTTCATCACCATCCTTGGAATGTCGATTATGGAGTATATTTAGTATCAAACTatggagttgatcaagaatTGACAAAACTATGCTCATCAAGATGGTGTTCGAATGAGGATGAAGTGATCGAATCCAACAGTGTAATCAATAATGAAGCATGTTAA